One segment of Variovorax sp. PAMC28562 DNA contains the following:
- a CDS encoding GntR family transcriptional regulator — protein sequence MRLAASTDPNGKQSLTNNRLMNNRLVYERMHADILSGRLLPGAKLNIAALALELAVSAGAVREALAMLEADALVVSEPQRGYRVTAVSEADLTQLVRARVEIEKLCIADAIEHGDLNWESVLVAAFHQLTRLHERDQHDRQHLSAEWTLAHANFHHAMIAGCPNVWLRRMHTVLYQQSERYRQLSAPLAVVARDVQGEHKALFNAVLRRDVPGAQKLISRHLQKTATLLLQSPLLALPAASTPSK from the coding sequence ATGAGACTCGCCGCCAGCACCGATCCAAACGGCAAGCAATCGCTGACGAACAACCGGCTGATGAACAACCGTTTGGTCTACGAGCGCATGCACGCCGACATCCTTTCGGGTCGCCTGCTTCCGGGGGCCAAGCTGAACATCGCAGCATTGGCGCTCGAACTCGCGGTGAGCGCAGGGGCCGTGCGTGAGGCGCTCGCGATGCTCGAAGCCGATGCGCTGGTGGTATCTGAACCTCAGCGCGGTTACCGCGTGACGGCGGTGTCGGAAGCGGACCTTACGCAACTCGTTCGAGCACGTGTCGAGATCGAGAAGCTGTGCATTGCCGATGCGATAGAGCACGGCGACCTGAACTGGGAAAGCGTGCTCGTCGCGGCTTTCCATCAACTCACCCGGCTGCACGAGCGCGACCAGCATGACCGCCAGCATCTGTCGGCCGAATGGACGCTTGCCCACGCCAACTTCCATCACGCGATGATCGCCGGCTGTCCCAATGTCTGGCTGCGCCGCATGCATACCGTGCTCTATCAACAGAGCGAGCGTTATCGGCAGTTGTCGGCGCCGCTGGCGGTGGTTGCGCGCGACGTGCAGGGCGAGCACAAGGCGCTGTTCAACGCCGTGCTGCGTCGCGATGTGCCTGGTGCGCAAAAGCTCATCTCGCGGCACCTTCAGAAGACGGCGACGCTCTTGCTGCAGTCACCGCTGTTGGCGCTGCCCGCCGCTTCGACGCCCAGCAAGTAG
- a CDS encoding VOC family protein codes for MAAVHSLDLIVFTVPDLAEAERFYAAFGLRTELVDSKLALFTDGNPHCWAVLHEVRGQPKKLQYLSFGCFEQDFEAIAQNAEMHRLKTCEPHPLSRIAGLSGDSQDAAQSLWLQHPEGFPVQIRPAPKSSPTQKSVASREPAVPEGKGAASNRARVPQVRPRRLSHALFFSGDVAGAVAFYEQALGLRVTDRSSDVIVFMHGVHGSDHHLLALAKSDGPGLHHLSWDVASVDEVGTGMEQMLIAGHERGWGMGRHVLGSNYFYYVRDPWGSYCEYSFDIDFVPYGFDWPSADHPLEDSFYVWGPRVPEDFVKNYETTPPHTPEVTADEITPS; via the coding sequence ATGGCCGCAGTCCACTCACTCGATCTCATCGTGTTCACCGTGCCTGACCTCGCGGAGGCCGAACGCTTCTATGCCGCATTCGGTTTGCGGACAGAACTGGTGGACAGCAAGCTGGCGCTCTTCACAGACGGTAACCCGCACTGCTGGGCCGTGCTGCACGAGGTGCGCGGTCAGCCGAAGAAGCTGCAGTACCTGAGCTTCGGATGTTTCGAGCAGGACTTCGAGGCCATCGCGCAGAACGCCGAAATGCATCGACTCAAGACCTGCGAGCCGCATCCGCTCTCGCGCATTGCAGGACTTTCTGGTGACTCGCAAGACGCGGCACAGAGCTTGTGGTTGCAGCATCCCGAAGGCTTTCCGGTGCAGATCAGGCCCGCGCCAAAAAGCTCGCCGACGCAGAAGAGCGTTGCATCGCGCGAGCCGGCCGTGCCTGAGGGCAAGGGCGCGGCGTCGAACCGCGCCCGCGTTCCCCAGGTGCGGCCGCGGCGCCTGTCGCACGCGCTGTTTTTCTCCGGCGACGTCGCAGGTGCAGTGGCTTTCTACGAGCAGGCGCTGGGCCTGCGCGTGACCGATCGATCGAGCGACGTGATCGTGTTCATGCATGGCGTCCACGGCAGCGACCACCATTTGCTCGCGCTCGCCAAGAGCGACGGACCCGGCTTGCACCACCTCAGCTGGGACGTTGCCAGTGTCGACGAGGTCGGCACGGGCATGGAGCAAATGCTCATTGCGGGCCACGAGCGCGGCTGGGGCATGGGCCGCCACGTGCTCGGCTCCAACTACTTCTATTACGTGCGCGACCCGTGGGGCAGTTACTGCGAGTACTCGTTCGACATCGACTTCGTGCCTTACGGATTCGACTGGCCAAGTGCAGACCATCCGCTCGAAGACTCGTTCTATGTCTGGGGACCGCGCGTGCCCGAAGACTTCGTCAAGAACTATGAAACAACACCGCCGCACACACCCGAAGTGACTGCGGACGAGATCACACCCTCCTGA
- a CDS encoding fumarylacetoacetate hydrolase family protein, whose translation MRFVSFLSDAGTPAATAHVGVRVGNDVVDITADGLPATLEELLALGDAGMAAARAALGRATCKLPAAGLRLLAPFRAPAKAIAVGLNYVDHAAESKFDPPTYPVLFHRFPSSWVGHGESIVRPHVSEQFDYEGELLVVIGKGGRYIDKADALKHVAGYSIFNDGSLRDYQFKSAQWMMGKNFDRSGSMGPDFVTADELPEGARGLKLQTRLNGKVVQDANTRDMIFDVATLVSVCSEPFALEPGDVIISGTPSGVGLARKPPLWMRAGDVCEVEIEGVGLLSNTVVDEQA comes from the coding sequence ATGCGTTTCGTTTCGTTCCTTTCCGATGCCGGCACACCAGCCGCCACTGCCCATGTGGGTGTTCGCGTTGGCAATGATGTAGTCGATATCACCGCCGATGGCTTGCCCGCCACGCTTGAAGAACTGCTTGCGCTGGGCGATGCCGGTATGGCGGCCGCGCGTGCCGCACTGGGCCGTGCAACCTGCAAGCTGCCTGCCGCCGGCCTCCGCTTGCTCGCGCCGTTTCGAGCACCGGCGAAGGCCATCGCGGTCGGCCTGAACTACGTCGACCATGCGGCCGAAAGCAAGTTCGATCCGCCGACCTATCCGGTGCTGTTCCATCGCTTTCCCAGCTCTTGGGTCGGCCACGGCGAGTCGATCGTTCGGCCGCATGTGTCGGAACAGTTCGACTACGAAGGCGAACTGCTGGTGGTCATCGGCAAGGGCGGCCGCTACATCGACAAGGCCGATGCACTGAAGCACGTCGCCGGTTATTCGATCTTCAACGATGGGTCGTTGCGCGACTACCAGTTCAAGTCGGCGCAATGGATGATGGGCAAGAACTTCGATCGTTCGGGATCGATGGGCCCGGACTTCGTCACCGCCGACGAGTTGCCAGAAGGCGCACGTGGCCTGAAGCTCCAGACCCGGCTCAACGGCAAGGTGGTACAGGACGCCAACACGCGCGACATGATTTTCGACGTGGCCACGTTGGTTTCGGTGTGCTCCGAACCCTTCGCGCTGGAGCCGGGCGACGTCATCATTTCCGGCACGCCGTCGGGCGTCGGGCTGGCGCGCAAGCCGCCGTTGTGGATGCGGGCGGGTGATGTGTGCGAAGTTGAGATCGAAGGTGTCGGGCTGCTGTCGAACACGGTGGTCGACGAGCAGGCATAG
- a CDS encoding amino acid ABC transporter substrate-binding protein, whose product MQFDRRTFLSALAALGVPGLAGITGPAHAQAPTGAPIKIGGTLALTGPLSATAMIHKLVGEMYIEELNRRGGLLGRPVEWVLKDDQSKPDLARTLYEQLVTADKVDLLIGPYATGSILSAMGVAQRYNKTLVHHTFGVPSLAKYEQQFPAWAMGPDPQTTVPTLVLDALAASPKPPKTIAILTSKFPSVQFVSYGAREVAKKRGLQEVLFLEWDFGNRDFGPIAGRVKEANPDFVWNGALGLEGNQMLDAMKKIDYHPPSHFYLYPAPGPMMKAAEGNGALTVTIFEDQAPFTNNPVAAAFARNFRERATKANLPDTGAETQAASSYAAWQIIEAGVVATKSLDDKAIATWIKGNQIDTIEGKLRFNERGNFGADLSKLKQVQDGRWVTVWPADWAAAGIKLRNA is encoded by the coding sequence ATGCAATTCGACCGCCGCACATTTCTCTCGGCCCTCGCGGCTCTGGGTGTTCCTGGCCTTGCTGGCATCACTGGCCCGGCGCATGCGCAAGCACCCACCGGCGCGCCAATTAAGATCGGTGGCACGCTGGCACTCACCGGGCCGCTGTCGGCCACCGCCATGATCCACAAGCTCGTTGGCGAGATGTACATCGAGGAGCTGAATCGCCGGGGTGGCTTGCTTGGCCGGCCTGTGGAATGGGTGCTGAAAGACGACCAGTCCAAGCCCGATCTGGCGCGCACGCTGTACGAGCAGCTTGTCACCGCCGACAAGGTCGACTTGTTGATCGGGCCTTACGCCACGGGTTCGATTCTGTCGGCAATGGGCGTCGCGCAGCGCTACAACAAGACGTTGGTGCACCACACCTTCGGCGTGCCGAGCCTGGCCAAGTACGAGCAGCAATTTCCTGCGTGGGCGATGGGGCCGGACCCGCAGACGACGGTGCCTACCCTGGTGCTCGACGCGCTCGCTGCATCGCCCAAGCCTCCGAAGACCATCGCGATTTTGACGAGCAAGTTTCCGTCGGTGCAGTTCGTGTCTTACGGCGCGCGCGAGGTTGCGAAGAAGCGCGGCTTGCAAGAGGTACTTTTCCTCGAATGGGACTTCGGCAATCGCGATTTCGGGCCGATTGCAGGCCGCGTCAAGGAGGCCAATCCCGACTTCGTCTGGAACGGCGCGCTCGGGCTCGAAGGCAACCAGATGCTCGACGCGATGAAGAAGATCGACTACCACCCGCCAAGCCATTTCTATCTCTACCCAGCCCCCGGTCCGATGATGAAAGCCGCCGAAGGCAACGGCGCGCTCACCGTCACCATCTTCGAAGACCAGGCGCCGTTCACCAACAATCCGGTGGCCGCGGCGTTTGCCAGGAACTTTCGCGAGCGCGCGACCAAAGCCAATCTGCCCGACACCGGTGCCGAGACGCAGGCCGCGTCGTCCTATGCGGCGTGGCAGATCATCGAAGCCGGCGTGGTCGCGACCAAGTCGCTCGACGACAAGGCCATCGCGACCTGGATCAAGGGCAACCAGATCGACACCATCGAAGGCAAGTTGCGTTTCAACGAGCGCGGCAACTTCGGCGCCGATCTGTCGAAGCTGAAGCAGGTGCAGGACGGCCGCTGGGTCACCGTGTGGCCGGCCGACTGGGCGGCGGCGGGTATCAAGCTGCGCAACGCCTGA
- a CDS encoding branched-chain amino acid ABC transporter permease — protein MAMPSFTLLTQAVVSGLFTGAIYGLLGLGLSLSWGLLRQINLAHFGLAFASAYLTYALNEHGVDSLFALLIMPPVFFVIGAAIQWVMARFKVSPFNSLLVTFGLTIILEALLQWIWTADYRRLETPYGDMKLRVGGIYFPLPEMITLGISVAVAAAVWLVFRRSDIGKAIRAAAEDAPIAVAFGINEKALALGLAGLNAALASIAGVCIALTYTLAPSQIFTWVGVVFAVVMLGGLGRPWGPLIAGCAIGVVEALTMAIAAPAWAPLVSFSLLLVMLLTRPGRA, from the coding sequence ATGGCGATGCCGAGTTTCACGCTGCTGACGCAAGCCGTCGTCAGCGGCTTGTTCACGGGCGCGATCTACGGGCTGCTCGGCCTGGGGTTGAGCCTGTCGTGGGGTTTGTTGCGGCAGATCAACCTGGCACATTTCGGCCTTGCATTTGCCAGTGCGTATCTGACCTATGCGCTGAACGAGCACGGTGTCGATTCGCTCTTTGCACTCCTGATCATGCCGCCGGTGTTCTTCGTCATCGGCGCGGCCATCCAATGGGTGATGGCGCGTTTCAAGGTGAGCCCGTTCAACTCGTTGCTCGTGACCTTCGGGCTCACCATCATTCTCGAAGCGCTGCTGCAGTGGATCTGGACCGCCGATTACCGTCGGCTCGAAACGCCCTATGGCGACATGAAATTGCGTGTCGGCGGCATCTACTTTCCATTGCCGGAGATGATCACGCTCGGGATCAGTGTCGCCGTCGCCGCTGCGGTGTGGCTGGTGTTCCGGCGCAGCGACATCGGCAAGGCGATTCGCGCGGCGGCTGAAGATGCGCCCATCGCGGTCGCCTTCGGCATCAATGAAAAAGCGCTCGCACTCGGACTCGCGGGACTGAACGCTGCACTGGCCTCGATCGCCGGCGTCTGCATCGCGCTGACGTACACGCTGGCGCCGTCGCAGATCTTCACGTGGGTCGGCGTGGTGTTCGCGGTAGTGATGCTCGGTGGCCTCGGCCGACCTTGGGGCCCGTTGATCGCAGGCTGCGCCATCGGCGTCGTCGAAGCGCTGACCATGGCCATCGCCGCGCCGGCCTGGGCGCCGCTGGTGTCGTTCTCGCTGCTGCTCGTCATGCTGCTCACGCGGCCGGGGAGGGCATGA
- a CDS encoding branched-chain amino acid ABC transporter ATP-binding protein/permease → MKRSLLVLLVVVACLAALPFVGLPRSWESVLYMVFHWIALATSWNLLSGYSGYFSFGHGAFFGIGMYTTAVLATRFDIPFLWTLPAAALVSALFGSVLGAVAFRVKSVRGEVFALLTLAATFVVATVIVNTPIDGGPGVYLNGVAVPVLAPTASGSFYLLSLLAAALAVLAAIVVFYSRLGTGLFAIRDDEDVAEVMGVPTYRYKLLALALSSGLAGLVGGIHALFVSYVTTADTFGITLPLTVVLMAVLGGSRHWAGPAVGAVAITALLFGFTSADNAIAGKVVLGLVLILVILFMPHGVLGRWTKRKAPLRPAVIATARPRSTFAVNIASTDTASDLLLSTRGLAKSFNGVQALRGVDVDVRRGEILGLLGPNGSGKSTFINVVSGHYLATAGQVKFDEREVTGIAAHRVARSGIARTYQIPRPFSNLTVLENVALTSMFGAEGLGRHAAEAQAWQWLAFTGLSERAGALPDELNLHQRKFLEFARALAARPQLLMLDEVLSGLTPSEIDGAVALIERIRAEGTTIVFVEHVMRAVAALCDRIVVFDRGAVLASGAFADVMAQADVVVAYLGKGIDAGGVTRDDKPDTSLEAIHAA, encoded by the coding sequence ATGAAGCGCTCGTTATTGGTGCTATTGGTAGTTGTCGCATGTCTTGCCGCGCTGCCTTTCGTCGGGCTGCCGCGCTCGTGGGAATCGGTGCTGTACATGGTCTTTCACTGGATCGCCTTGGCGACATCGTGGAATCTGCTGTCGGGCTACTCGGGGTATTTCTCTTTTGGCCATGGCGCCTTCTTCGGCATTGGCATGTACACGACTGCGGTGCTGGCGACGCGCTTCGACATTCCGTTTCTCTGGACACTCCCTGCCGCGGCGCTGGTGTCAGCGCTGTTCGGCAGCGTGCTCGGCGCGGTGGCGTTTCGGGTCAAGTCGGTGCGGGGTGAAGTCTTCGCGTTGCTGACGCTGGCCGCCACCTTCGTCGTCGCGACCGTCATCGTCAACACGCCCATCGACGGAGGGCCGGGCGTTTATCTCAACGGGGTGGCCGTGCCCGTGCTGGCGCCCACAGCGTCGGGCAGCTTCTACCTGCTGTCGTTGCTCGCGGCGGCCTTGGCGGTGCTCGCCGCCATCGTGGTCTTCTACTCGCGCTTGGGCACCGGCCTCTTCGCGATCCGCGACGACGAAGACGTGGCCGAGGTCATGGGCGTGCCGACCTATCGCTACAAGCTGCTGGCACTGGCTCTTTCGAGCGGGCTGGCCGGGCTGGTCGGCGGCATCCACGCGCTGTTCGTTTCTTACGTGACGACGGCCGACACCTTTGGCATCACGCTGCCGCTCACGGTCGTGTTGATGGCAGTGCTCGGTGGATCGCGGCATTGGGCCGGCCCTGCGGTCGGCGCGGTGGCGATCACCGCGTTGCTGTTCGGCTTTACCTCGGCCGACAACGCGATCGCCGGCAAGGTGGTGCTGGGTCTGGTGCTGATCCTGGTGATCCTGTTCATGCCGCACGGCGTGCTGGGTCGCTGGACGAAGCGCAAGGCGCCATTGCGGCCGGCGGTCATCGCGACAGCGAGGCCGCGATCGACCTTCGCTGTGAACATAGCGTCGACGGATACGGCAAGCGACTTGTTGCTCAGCACGCGCGGCCTCGCGAAATCGTTCAACGGCGTGCAGGCGCTGCGTGGCGTCGATGTCGACGTCCGGCGCGGAGAGATCCTTGGCTTGCTGGGGCCGAACGGTTCCGGCAAATCGACCTTCATCAACGTGGTGAGCGGGCATTACCTCGCCACTGCGGGGCAGGTGAAGTTCGACGAGCGCGAGGTCACCGGCATCGCAGCGCACCGCGTTGCACGCAGCGGCATCGCACGCACATACCAAATACCGCGACCGTTCTCGAACTTGACCGTGCTCGAAAACGTCGCGCTCACCTCCATGTTCGGTGCTGAAGGATTGGGCCGACACGCCGCCGAAGCGCAAGCCTGGCAATGGCTTGCGTTCACCGGCTTGTCGGAGCGCGCCGGCGCCTTGCCCGACGAGCTCAACCTGCACCAGCGCAAGTTCCTCGAATTCGCGCGGGCGCTTGCGGCGCGGCCTCAGTTGCTGATGCTCGACGAGGTGTTGTCGGGCCTCACGCCATCCGAGATCGACGGTGCCGTGGCACTCATCGAGCGCATCCGCGCCGAGGGCACGACGATCGTCTTCGTCGAGCATGTGATGCGCGCGGTGGCTGCGCTTTGCGACCGTATCGTCGTGTTCGATCGCGGCGCGGTGCTCGCGAGCGGCGCGTTCGCCGACGTCATGGCGCAAGCCGATGTCGTGGTGGCGTACCTGGGCAAAGGCATCGACGCCGGCGGCGTAACGCGCGATGACAAACCCGACACTTCGCTGGAGGCGATTCATGCTGCTTGA
- a CDS encoding ABC transporter ATP-binding protein: MLLEMNSIRVAYGAATALWDVSLSVAAGELLCVVGPNSAGKSTLINTIAGLNRLSAGSYFLDGKDLSRMPSHRFCSEGIALVPESRRLFGQMTVRENLELGSYAVHAKPYRVQTLERVCALFPMLVSRLAQPAGSLSGGQQQMVAIGRALMARPRLLLLDEPSLGLAPSVVHDMFEAIRTIHAEGMAVLLVEQNVGMALAVADRGAVLEEGRIVASGTPTELAGRPEIRRAYLGAGADGDETR; the protein is encoded by the coding sequence ATGCTGCTTGAGATGAATTCGATCCGGGTCGCCTACGGTGCGGCGACCGCGCTGTGGGATGTGTCGCTCTCGGTCGCGGCCGGTGAGTTGCTTTGCGTGGTCGGCCCCAACAGCGCTGGCAAGAGCACGCTCATCAACACCATCGCCGGGCTCAACCGGCTGTCCGCCGGCTCGTACTTTCTGGATGGAAAGGATCTGTCGCGCATGCCGTCGCATCGCTTCTGCTCGGAAGGCATCGCGCTGGTGCCGGAGAGCCGTCGTCTGTTCGGGCAGATGACCGTGCGCGAGAACCTCGAACTCGGCAGCTATGCAGTGCATGCGAAGCCGTACCGGGTGCAGACGCTGGAGCGCGTCTGCGCGTTGTTTCCGATGCTGGTGTCGCGGCTCGCGCAGCCCGCGGGTTCGCTGTCGGGCGGACAGCAGCAGATGGTGGCGATCGGCCGCGCGCTGATGGCGCGGCCCCGGTTGCTGCTGCTCGACGAGCCGTCGCTCGGGTTGGCGCCAAGCGTGGTGCACGACATGTTCGAGGCCATCCGAACCATCCACGCCGAGGGCATGGCCGTGCTGCTGGTCGAACAGAACGTCGGTATGGCGCTGGCGGTGGCCGATCGCGGCGCGGTGCTGGAAGAAGGACGCATCGTGGCCAGCGGAACGCCGACGGAGTTGGCGGGTCGGCCCGAAATCCGGCGGGCCTATCTGGGCGCTGGCGCGGACGGGGATGAGACCCGGTGA
- a CDS encoding lytic murein transglycosylase — protein MHSFSFQTVRAVRFAAMASVIGVFAGCASAPPVPPSSSAPATIALTPTPKPSPDDATLEQGFARWVADFRASARAAGISDATLRLAFDNAHYLPRVVELDGAQPEFTRAVWDYLDNTVTPQRIATGQDKLTQLRREADAAAARYGVPPAIVVAIWGMESNFGSNYGSTPTIDALATLGFEGRREDWARRELMAALKILDNGDIDRDHMIGSWAGAMGQTQFLPSNFLAYAVDADGDGRRDIWGSMADVMSSTANFLSRSGWQAGNPWGVEVQLPTGFDYGRADTSVRQPSAQWAAEGVRSMDGQPLPAIDDSTVLLPAGARGPAFLVGPNFRAILRYNNSTSYALAVGLLSQRIAGGVGVQAAWPRDLQSLSRSQMLAMQTALNQRAFASGTPDGLMGPATRDGLRRYQRSIGLPADGYPTMELLGRLQQP, from the coding sequence ATGCATTCATTCAGTTTTCAGACAGTGCGCGCCGTGCGCTTCGCCGCGATGGCATCGGTCATCGGTGTCTTCGCAGGCTGCGCCTCTGCTCCTCCGGTGCCGCCGTCTTCTTCAGCACCGGCAACGATTGCACTGACGCCGACACCAAAGCCTTCGCCCGACGACGCAACGCTCGAACAAGGCTTCGCTCGTTGGGTCGCTGACTTCCGCGCCAGCGCCCGTGCCGCCGGCATCAGCGACGCCACGCTGCGCCTTGCCTTCGACAACGCGCACTACTTGCCGCGCGTCGTCGAACTCGATGGCGCACAGCCCGAGTTCACGCGTGCGGTGTGGGACTACCTCGACAACACGGTGACGCCGCAACGCATCGCGACAGGGCAAGACAAGCTGACGCAGCTCCGCCGCGAAGCCGATGCGGCGGCCGCTCGCTACGGCGTGCCGCCCGCCATCGTGGTTGCGATCTGGGGCATGGAAAGTAATTTCGGCAGCAACTACGGCAGCACCCCGACCATCGATGCGCTGGCGACGCTCGGCTTCGAAGGTCGGCGCGAAGACTGGGCGCGCCGCGAGTTGATGGCGGCGCTGAAGATCCTCGACAACGGCGACATCGACCGCGATCACATGATCGGTTCGTGGGCCGGCGCCATGGGCCAGACTCAGTTCTTGCCCTCCAACTTTTTGGCTTACGCAGTGGATGCAGACGGCGACGGCCGGCGCGACATCTGGGGCAGCATGGCGGACGTGATGTCGTCGACCGCCAACTTCCTGTCGCGTTCGGGCTGGCAAGCCGGCAACCCATGGGGCGTCGAAGTGCAGCTGCCGACAGGCTTCGACTACGGCCGCGCCGACACGTCGGTCCGCCAGCCGAGTGCGCAATGGGCTGCGGAAGGTGTGCGGTCGATGGACGGCCAGCCCTTGCCGGCCATCGACGACAGCACGGTCTTGCTGCCCGCCGGCGCGCGCGGGCCGGCATTTCTTGTGGGGCCCAACTTTCGCGCCATCCTTCGCTACAACAACTCGACCAGCTACGCGCTGGCGGTAGGCCTGCTGTCGCAACGCATTGCCGGTGGCGTGGGTGTTCAGGCGGCGTGGCCGCGCGATCTGCAGTCGCTCTCGCGCAGTCAGATGCTCGCGATGCAGACCGCGTTGAACCAGCGAGCCTTTGCCAGCGGCACACCCGACGGGCTGATGGGGCCAGCCACGCGGGATGGCTTGCGGCGCTACCAGCGCAGCATCGGGCTGCCGGCGGACGGGTATCCGACCATGGAGTTGCTCGGGCGCTTGCAGCAGCCCTAG
- a CDS encoding Lrp/AsnC family transcriptional regulator — MKPVRIKDDTPENPSDKIDFAILRVLQQDSRKTLQEIGAEVGLSPTSCWTRIKKLEAQGVIKRYTVDIDASKIGYHDSVIVQLTLESHTDETLYEFGKVLATIPEIQEAYLVSGDYDYYIRIRVRDTRDYERLLREKLYKIPGIRHSKSHFVLRVLKESSVPLTGHGRE; from the coding sequence ATGAAGCCCGTTCGCATCAAAGACGATACGCCCGAAAATCCTTCTGACAAGATCGATTTCGCCATCTTGCGGGTGCTGCAACAGGACTCGCGCAAGACGCTGCAGGAGATCGGCGCCGAGGTCGGCCTGTCGCCCACCAGTTGCTGGACGCGCATCAAGAAGCTCGAGGCGCAGGGTGTCATCAAGCGCTACACCGTCGACATCGATGCGTCGAAGATCGGTTACCACGACTCGGTCATCGTGCAGCTCACGCTGGAGAGTCACACCGACGAAACACTGTATGAATTCGGCAAGGTGCTGGCAACCATTCCGGAGATACAAGAGGCCTACCTCGTCTCCGGTGACTACGACTATTACATTCGCATCCGCGTGCGCGACACCCGCGACTACGAGCGCCTGCTGCGCGAAAAGCTCTACAAGATTCCCGGCATCCGGCACAGCAAGTCGCACTTCGTGCTGCGGGTGCTGAAGGAGTCGAGCGTTCCACTGACCGGGCACGGGCGCGAGTAA